In Paraburkholderia bryophila, a single genomic region encodes these proteins:
- a CDS encoding pirin family protein, protein MIEIRRSEERGHANHGWLDSYHSFSFADYRDSQHVHFGPLRVINEDRIAGGQGFGTHSHRDMEIVTYVLDGALAHRDSMGNGSTIRPGDVQRMSAGTGVQHSEYNASPEDEAHLLQIWVIPQRTGDVPSYEEKRFVDADKRGRLRVVASPDGRDGSVTIHADASIYAALIDGAEHATLTLPAGRLAYVHVARGALTVNGEALHAGDAAKLSEVDTVTLEKGEDAEVLLFDLGPLNG, encoded by the coding sequence ATGATCGAGATCCGCCGTTCCGAAGAACGCGGCCACGCCAACCACGGCTGGCTCGACTCATATCACAGCTTCTCTTTCGCCGACTATCGCGATTCGCAACACGTGCATTTCGGGCCGTTGCGGGTCATCAACGAAGACCGCATCGCCGGTGGCCAGGGCTTCGGCACGCATAGCCATCGCGATATGGAAATCGTCACGTATGTGCTGGACGGCGCGCTGGCGCACCGCGACAGCATGGGCAACGGCTCGACCATCCGTCCGGGCGACGTGCAGCGCATGAGCGCCGGCACGGGCGTGCAGCACAGCGAGTACAACGCGTCGCCGGAGGACGAGGCGCATCTGTTGCAGATCTGGGTGATTCCGCAACGCACGGGCGACGTCCCCAGCTACGAGGAAAAACGTTTCGTCGATGCCGACAAGCGCGGCCGTCTGCGCGTCGTCGCGTCACCCGACGGCCGCGACGGCTCGGTGACGATCCACGCGGACGCCTCGATCTACGCGGCGCTGATCGACGGTGCGGAACACGCTACGCTGACGTTGCCGGCGGGGCGTCTCGCGTATGTGCATGTAGCGCGCGGCGCGCTGACGGTGAACGGCGAAGCGCTCCATGCGGGCGACGCGGCCAAGCTCAGCGAGGTCGACACGGTGACGCTGGAGAAGGGCGAAGACGCTGAAGTGCTGCTGTTCGATCTCGGGCCGCTGAACGGGTGA
- a CDS encoding ABC transporter permease, which translates to MIEIIQEYWRNYLYTDGYRLTGVAITLWLLVVSIGLGFCLSIPLAVARVSKKKWLRGMVWLYTYVFRGTPLYVQLLLCYTGLYSLEIVRSHELTNAFFRDGMHCTLLAFTLNTCAYTTEIFAGAIKATPYGEIEAARAYGMSSFTLYRRVILPSALRRALPYYSNEVILMLHATTVAFTATVPDILKIARDVNSATYQSFNAFGLAALLYLCISFALVWLFRRAERRWLAYLRPQGK; encoded by the coding sequence ATGATCGAGATCATTCAGGAATACTGGCGCAACTATCTCTATACCGACGGCTACCGCCTCACCGGCGTGGCGATCACGTTGTGGCTGCTGGTGGTGTCGATCGGGCTCGGTTTCTGCCTGTCGATTCCGCTCGCGGTAGCGCGCGTGTCGAAGAAGAAATGGCTGCGCGGCATGGTTTGGCTCTATACGTACGTGTTCCGCGGCACACCGTTGTACGTGCAACTACTGCTCTGCTACACCGGCTTGTATAGCCTCGAGATCGTGCGGAGTCACGAACTCACCAACGCGTTCTTCCGCGACGGCATGCATTGCACGCTGCTCGCCTTCACGCTGAACACCTGCGCGTACACCACCGAGATTTTCGCCGGCGCGATCAAGGCGACGCCGTACGGCGAGATCGAAGCGGCGCGCGCGTACGGCATGTCGTCGTTCACGCTGTACCGGCGCGTGATTCTGCCGTCGGCGCTGCGCCGCGCGCTGCCGTACTACAGCAACGAAGTGATCCTGATGCTGCACGCCACCACCGTCGCCTTCACCGCGACCGTGCCGGACATCCTCAAGATCGCGCGCGACGTGAACTCCGCGACCTATCAGTCGTTCAACGCGTTCGGCCTCGCCGCCCTGCTCTATCTGTGCATTTCTTTCGCGCTCGTGTGGCTGTTCCGCCGCGCCGAGCGCCGCTGGCTCGCGTACCTGCGGCCGCAAGGCAAGTAA
- a CDS encoding ABC transporter substrate-binding protein, with the protein MKKFALCVALAVMATSAMAKEWKTVRIGVDASYPPFESVAPSGQVVGFDADLTHALCARMNVKCVWIQQDLDGIIPALKGKKYDAIVSSLTVTDKRREQIDFSDKLFDAPARMIAKAGSPLLPTPESLKGKRIGVEQGSTQEAYAKAWWEPKGVTVVPYQNQDQVYADLASGRLDATLQDEIQADAGFLKTPRGKGFGWAGPDVKDPKTIGEGTAIGLRKEDTDLKAMFNKALAQVHQDGTFRKLEKQYFDVDIYPGR; encoded by the coding sequence ATGAAGAAGTTCGCACTGTGCGTGGCGCTTGCGGTCATGGCCACCAGCGCGATGGCGAAGGAATGGAAGACCGTGCGCATCGGGGTCGACGCCAGCTATCCACCGTTCGAATCGGTGGCGCCGAGCGGCCAGGTCGTCGGCTTCGACGCCGATCTGACGCATGCGCTGTGCGCACGGATGAACGTCAAGTGCGTGTGGATCCAGCAAGATCTCGACGGCATCATTCCGGCGTTGAAGGGCAAGAAATACGATGCGATCGTGTCGTCGCTGACCGTCACGGACAAGCGTCGCGAGCAGATCGACTTCTCCGACAAGCTGTTCGACGCGCCGGCCCGGATGATCGCCAAAGCCGGCTCGCCGCTGCTGCCGACGCCCGAATCGCTGAAGGGCAAACGCATCGGCGTCGAACAGGGTTCGACTCAGGAAGCGTACGCCAAAGCGTGGTGGGAACCCAAAGGCGTGACCGTGGTGCCCTATCAGAACCAGGATCAGGTTTACGCCGACCTCGCGTCGGGCCGCCTCGACGCAACGCTGCAAGACGAAATCCAGGCCGACGCGGGCTTCCTCAAGACGCCGCGCGGCAAAGGCTTTGGCTGGGCCGGCCCGGACGTGAAGGACCCGAAGACGATCGGCGAAGGCACGGCCATCGGCCTGCGCAAGGAAGATACCGATCTGAAGGCGATGTTCAACAAGGCACTGGCGCAGGTTCACCAGGACGGCACGTTCAGGAAGCTGGAGAAGCAGTACTTCGACGTCGATATTTATCCTGGGCGCTGA
- a CDS encoding periplasmic heavy metal sensor: MSTKKMSRVLAVAATALAIGAGAAYAAQPAGHGGPGGWHGGFMKQLTQLHDQLKLNADQEKQWQAALNTMKQNHEAMRANHEQIKDQFKAAQQQPILDLNAMSAAHQQVEQKDAQLRQQTSDAWLSFYNGLNDQQKTTVSTALKQRFAKMEARHDKMRERWEHHKGAASAPAANQ, translated from the coding sequence ATGTCCACCAAAAAGATGTCGCGCGTTCTCGCCGTTGCCGCCACTGCTCTCGCCATCGGCGCGGGCGCGGCCTATGCCGCCCAACCCGCCGGTCACGGCGGCCCCGGCGGCTGGCACGGCGGTTTCATGAAGCAACTCACGCAGTTGCACGACCAGTTGAAGCTCAACGCGGATCAGGAAAAGCAGTGGCAAGCCGCACTCAACACGATGAAGCAGAACCATGAGGCAATGCGCGCCAACCACGAGCAGATCAAGGATCAGTTCAAGGCCGCGCAGCAACAGCCGATCCTGGATCTGAACGCAATGTCCGCCGCGCATCAGCAGGTCGAGCAGAAAGACGCGCAACTGCGTCAGCAAACCTCCGACGCGTGGCTGTCGTTCTACAACGGCCTGAACGATCAGCAGAAGACCACCGTCAGCACGGCGCTGAAGCAGCGTTTTGCCAAGATGGAAGCGCGTCACGACAAGATGCGCGAGCGTTGGGAACATCACAAGGGCGCAGCGTCGGCGCCGGCTGCGAATCAGTAA
- a CDS encoding ATP-binding protein: MRRPIDSLFGRLALLVVAVLLLSHFAWFALMRLERSQLQTRYAVEEATFLVDAVRQHVEHSPDQPLPSRVKLVDPSSPDVPAERTNLPAPLERFIEDARDRMPPGTQVRVGEPGRPPALWVRGASDANWIVVPVQPLRPPRSLDRTMLWLAIIFSFAVMAALFAAWALQRPLRSLAQAVARFGRGLPVPPVPERGPRELRQLTHGFNQMVQEVARTENDRAVMLAGVAHDLKTPLARLRLRAEMMEEVKMRDGVVRDVDSMTHIVEQFLVFAHDGADRSEAVEVDAQCERVVRSYRAVAGGTPAVQTELHAGSAFLLPAATLDRILSNLLDNAHAYGAPPIVVATARTAQGYTLTVSDSGGGIAAQDLINASRPFVRLDPARGGNGHSGLGLAIVERLVRRAGGEWELGNHGGRGLRVLMSFPFEAVPRIAAISESVW, encoded by the coding sequence ATGCGCCGGCCCATTGATTCGCTCTTCGGACGGCTGGCGCTGCTAGTCGTCGCGGTTCTGCTCCTGTCGCATTTCGCGTGGTTCGCGCTGATGCGCCTGGAGCGCAGCCAATTGCAAACGCGCTACGCGGTGGAAGAAGCCACGTTCCTCGTCGACGCGGTGCGTCAGCACGTCGAGCATTCGCCGGACCAGCCGTTGCCGTCCCGCGTCAAGCTGGTCGACCCGTCTAGCCCGGACGTGCCGGCGGAGCGAACCAACTTGCCGGCGCCGCTCGAACGCTTTATCGAAGATGCGCGCGACCGCATGCCGCCCGGCACCCAGGTGCGCGTCGGCGAGCCGGGCCGGCCGCCCGCGCTGTGGGTGCGCGGCGCGTCGGACGCCAACTGGATCGTCGTGCCGGTGCAGCCGTTGCGTCCGCCGCGCTCGCTCGACCGCACCATGCTGTGGCTCGCCATCATTTTCTCGTTTGCCGTGATGGCGGCGCTGTTCGCCGCGTGGGCACTGCAACGTCCGTTGCGTTCGCTGGCTCAGGCCGTGGCGCGTTTCGGCCGCGGCTTGCCCGTGCCGCCGGTGCCGGAGCGTGGTCCGCGGGAGTTGCGGCAACTGACTCACGGTTTCAATCAGATGGTGCAGGAAGTGGCGCGTACGGAAAACGATCGCGCGGTGATGCTGGCCGGCGTCGCGCACGACCTCAAGACGCCGCTGGCGCGTCTGCGACTGCGCGCCGAAATGATGGAAGAAGTGAAGATGCGCGACGGCGTGGTCCGCGACGTCGATTCGATGACGCATATCGTCGAGCAATTCCTGGTGTTCGCACACGACGGCGCCGATCGCAGCGAAGCCGTCGAAGTCGACGCGCAATGCGAGCGGGTGGTGCGCAGCTATCGCGCGGTGGCCGGCGGTACGCCCGCCGTGCAGACCGAGTTGCATGCGGGGTCGGCGTTCCTGCTGCCGGCCGCCACGCTCGACCGGATTCTGTCGAACCTGCTCGATAACGCACACGCGTATGGCGCGCCGCCGATCGTCGTCGCCACCGCGCGCACCGCGCAGGGCTATACGCTGACGGTCAGCGACAGCGGCGGCGGTATCGCCGCGCAAGATCTGATCAATGCCAGCCGGCCGTTCGTGCGGCTCGATCCGGCACGCGGCGGCAACGGTCATAGCGGGCTGGGGCTCGCGATCGTCGAGCGGCTGGTGCGGCGGGCAGGCGGGGAGTGGGAGCTCGGCAACCACGGCGGCCGTGGTTTGCGCGTGTTGATGAGCTTCCCGTTTGAGGCGGTGCCGCGAATCGCGGCGATCTCGGAAAGCGTCTGGTAA
- a CDS encoding ABC transporter permease codes for MDFSFNLKRTANASAWRVLPNRWDFVAFPLIICIIAMAAIGFHETLAPISTLKTQAISLDPSNLPEYAMRTTLRMLAAMVASLLFTLVYGTLAAKSRRAGLVLVPILDILQSVPVLGYISFTVTFFLALFPGRVLGAELAAIFAIFTSQAWNMTFSFYQSLRTVPRDLDEVSRGFHLTSWQRFWKLEVPFSMPGLIWNMMMSMSGGWFFVVASEAITVGNNTITLPGIGAFLAQAISDKNLHAIGWVILAMTVVILAYDQFLFRPLVAWADKFRMENTSSGDAPESWLLDLIRRTHLIHRLLVPLGWMFAKAARVNFSLPAFRAPSFAIPRSQKSSRFGDMLWAALVLVATVYVVYRVFTYVRTGVSLDEVGHVFILGLITLLRVILLIAIASVIWVPIGILIGLRPALAEKIQPLAQFLAAFPANLLFPVFVIVIVRFHLNPDIWLSPLIVLGTQWYILFNVIAGASSYPNDYREAAKNFQIRGWQWWRQIMLPGIFPYYVTGAITASGGAWNASIVAEFVQWGDTKVAAHGLGAYIAQTTAAGDYPKIIMGIAVMSLFVTLFNRLLWRPMYAYAEAKLRLD; via the coding sequence ATGGATTTCAGCTTCAACCTGAAGCGCACCGCCAATGCGTCCGCATGGCGGGTGTTGCCCAACCGCTGGGACTTCGTCGCGTTTCCGCTGATCATCTGCATCATCGCGATGGCGGCGATCGGTTTCCACGAAACGCTGGCGCCGATATCGACGCTCAAGACCCAGGCTATCTCGCTCGACCCGTCGAACCTGCCTGAATATGCCATGCGCACCACGTTGCGCATGCTCGCAGCGATGGTCGCGTCGCTGCTGTTCACGCTCGTGTACGGCACGCTGGCGGCCAAGAGCCGGCGCGCCGGTCTGGTGCTGGTGCCGATTCTCGACATCCTGCAGTCGGTGCCGGTGCTGGGCTACATTTCGTTTACGGTCACCTTCTTTCTCGCGCTGTTTCCAGGCCGCGTGCTCGGCGCCGAACTGGCGGCGATCTTCGCGATCTTCACGAGCCAGGCGTGGAACATGACGTTCAGCTTCTATCAGTCGCTGCGCACGGTGCCGCGCGATCTGGACGAAGTGTCGCGCGGCTTCCATCTGACCTCGTGGCAACGCTTCTGGAAGCTCGAAGTGCCGTTCTCGATGCCCGGCCTCATCTGGAACATGATGATGTCGATGTCGGGCGGCTGGTTCTTCGTGGTCGCTTCGGAAGCGATCACCGTCGGCAATAACACGATCACGCTGCCGGGTATCGGCGCGTTTCTCGCACAGGCGATCTCCGACAAAAACCTGCACGCGATCGGCTGGGTGATTCTCGCCATGACGGTCGTGATTCTCGCGTACGACCAGTTCCTGTTCCGTCCGCTGGTCGCGTGGGCCGACAAGTTCCGCATGGAAAACACCAGCTCGGGCGACGCGCCGGAGTCGTGGCTGCTTGACCTGATCCGCCGCACGCATCTGATTCACCGTCTGCTGGTGCCGCTCGGCTGGATGTTCGCGAAAGCCGCGCGGGTGAATTTCAGCCTGCCGGCGTTCCGTGCGCCGAGCTTCGCGATTCCGCGCAGCCAGAAGAGTTCGCGTTTCGGCGACATGCTCTGGGCCGCGCTGGTGCTGGTCGCCACGGTGTACGTGGTGTATCGCGTGTTCACTTACGTGCGTACCGGCGTCTCGCTCGACGAGGTCGGCCACGTGTTTATCCTCGGGCTCATCACGCTGTTGCGGGTGATTCTGCTGATCGCGATCGCCTCGGTGATCTGGGTGCCGATTGGGATTCTGATCGGACTGCGTCCGGCGCTGGCTGAGAAGATCCAGCCGCTTGCGCAGTTCCTCGCCGCGTTCCCGGCCAACCTGCTGTTCCCGGTGTTCGTGATCGTGATCGTGCGCTTTCACCTGAACCCGGACATCTGGCTGTCGCCGCTGATCGTGCTCGGCACGCAGTGGTATATCCTGTTCAACGTGATTGCCGGCGCCAGTTCGTACCCGAACGATTACCGCGAAGCCGCCAAGAACTTCCAGATTCGCGGCTGGCAATGGTGGCGTCAGATCATGCTGCCGGGCATCTTCCCGTACTACGTGACCGGTGCGATCACCGCGTCGGGCGGCGCGTGGAATGCGAGTATCGTCGCGGAATTCGTGCAGTGGGGCGACACCAAGGTCGCCGCGCACGGCCTGGGCGCCTACATCGCGCAAACCACGGCGGCCGGCGACTATCCGAAGATCATTATGGGCATCGCCGTGATGTCCCTGTTCGTGACTCTGTTCAACCGCCTGCTGTGGCGTCCGATGTACGCCTATGCCGAAGCCAAGCTCCGGCTCGATTAA
- a CDS encoding response regulator yields the protein MATQILVVDDDVELRDLLRDYLARQGIEVSVLHDAGSLERRLERERPDLIVLDLMMPGVDGLTALRKLRASGDDIPVIMLTARADDVDRIVGLELGADDYLGKPFNPRELLARVQAVLRRRRTLPSAAAPEQREPFNFGRFTLDFQSRTLNLEDKPLTLSGSEFALLKIFVNHPMRTLTRERLLELLHGPEYDGTDRGIDVQVWRLRRILETDPSTPRFIQTVRGRGYVFVPDGEQHAPAH from the coding sequence ATGGCTACTCAAATACTGGTTGTCGACGACGACGTCGAATTGCGTGATCTGCTGCGCGACTATCTGGCCCGTCAGGGCATCGAAGTCTCGGTGCTGCACGACGCGGGCTCGCTCGAGCGCAGGCTCGAACGCGAGCGTCCGGACCTGATCGTGCTCGATCTGATGATGCCGGGCGTCGACGGTTTGACGGCGCTGCGCAAGCTGCGCGCGTCGGGCGACGACATTCCCGTGATCATGCTCACCGCGCGTGCGGACGACGTCGACCGGATCGTCGGTCTGGAACTCGGCGCCGACGACTACCTCGGCAAGCCGTTCAACCCGCGCGAGTTGCTGGCGCGCGTGCAGGCCGTGCTGCGGCGGCGGCGCACGTTGCCGTCGGCGGCTGCGCCGGAACAGCGCGAACCGTTCAACTTCGGCCGCTTCACGCTCGACTTCCAGTCGCGCACGCTGAATCTGGAAGACAAGCCGCTCACGCTGTCCGGCAGCGAATTCGCGCTGCTGAAGATTTTTGTCAATCACCCCATGCGCACGCTGACACGCGAACGCCTGCTCGAACTGCTGCACGGTCCGGAATACGACGGCACCGACCGTGGCATCGACGTGCAGGTGTGGCGTCTGCGTCGCATTCTCGAAACCGATCCGTCCACGCCGCGCTTCATTCAAACGGTGCGCGGCCGTGGTTACGTGTTCGTGCCGGATGGCGAACAGCATGCGCCGGCCCATTGA
- a CDS encoding ABC transporter permease yields MYLQGYGPLLLNGTWQTVKLAVLSLAFAFVLGLLGAAAKLSKNRFSQGAGTVYTTLVRGVPDLVLMLLLFYSIQIWLNNLTDLLGWDQIDIDPFVAGVAVLGFIYGAYFTETFRGAFLAVPRGQLEAGAAYGMTGWQVFTRVMFPQMMRFALPGIGNNWQVMVKATALVSIIGLADVVKASQDAGKGTLRFFFFTLLAGAIYLVITTVSNFVLMYLEKRYSTGVRKADL; encoded by the coding sequence ATGTACCTTCAAGGCTACGGCCCGCTGCTTCTTAACGGCACCTGGCAAACCGTCAAACTGGCGGTGTTGTCGCTGGCGTTCGCTTTTGTGCTGGGCCTGCTCGGCGCGGCGGCGAAACTGTCCAAGAACCGTTTCTCTCAGGGCGCTGGCACCGTCTACACGACGCTCGTGCGCGGCGTGCCCGATCTGGTGCTGATGCTGCTGCTGTTCTATAGCATCCAGATCTGGCTGAACAACCTGACCGACCTGCTCGGCTGGGATCAGATCGATATCGATCCGTTCGTGGCCGGCGTCGCGGTGCTCGGCTTCATTTACGGCGCGTACTTCACCGAAACCTTCCGCGGCGCGTTTCTCGCGGTGCCGCGCGGCCAGCTCGAAGCGGGCGCGGCCTACGGCATGACCGGCTGGCAGGTGTTCACGCGCGTCATGTTCCCGCAGATGATGCGTTTCGCGCTGCCCGGCATCGGCAATAACTGGCAGGTGATGGTCAAGGCCACGGCGCTGGTGTCGATCATCGGTCTCGCCGACGTCGTCAAGGCGTCGCAGGACGCCGGCAAGGGCACGCTGCGGTTCTTCTTCTTCACCCTGCTCGCAGGGGCGATCTATCTCGTCATCACCACAGTGTCCAACTTCGTGCTGATGTACCTCGAAAAGCGTTACTCGACCGGCGTACGAAAGGCGGATCTATGA
- a CDS encoding ABC transporter ATP-binding protein has translation MQNPKAAMTAAPIQTPPMPPRLGEEILRVKDVCRGFNKSQGELLVLDDANLSLREGEIVGLLGRSGSGKSTLLRIIAGLIEPTDGEVTYLGKPLSGPARGIAMVFQTFALFPWLTVLQNVEAGLEAQGVGASERRTRALAAIDLIGLDGFENAYPRELSGGMRQRVGFARALVVDPTLLLMDEPFSALDVLTAETLRTDLLDLWTQGRMPIKAVLIVTHNIEEAVFMCDRILVLSSNPGRVIAEIKVPFKHPRNRLDPAFRRLVDEIYAKMTARQTDEKTKKGLELHSWLPHVSTNLMAGLIETLAAAPYHGRADMPEIARSLHLEVDDLFPVAEVLQHLGFADVREGDIFLTPPARVFSEFGTQERKMMFAEHLLRHVPLAARIKKVLNERPGHRAPRVRFEQELEDFLSDSAAEETLDAVINWGRYGEIFSYNDQTEIFSLEDVES, from the coding sequence ATGCAAAATCCTAAAGCTGCTATGACCGCCGCGCCGATCCAGACTCCGCCGATGCCGCCGCGCCTCGGCGAAGAGATCCTGCGCGTCAAGGACGTGTGCCGCGGGTTCAACAAGTCGCAGGGCGAGCTGCTCGTCCTCGACGACGCGAATCTGTCGCTGCGCGAAGGCGAGATCGTCGGGTTGCTGGGCCGTTCGGGCTCGGGCAAGTCGACGCTGTTGCGCATCATCGCCGGTTTGATCGAACCGACCGACGGCGAAGTCACGTATCTGGGCAAGCCGCTCAGCGGTCCCGCGCGCGGCATTGCGATGGTGTTTCAGACCTTCGCGCTGTTCCCGTGGCTGACCGTGCTGCAGAACGTGGAAGCGGGTCTCGAGGCGCAAGGCGTCGGCGCGAGCGAGCGGCGCACCCGCGCGCTGGCCGCGATCGATCTGATCGGTCTGGACGGCTTCGAAAACGCTTATCCGCGCGAGTTGTCGGGCGGCATGCGTCAGCGCGTCGGCTTTGCCCGCGCGCTGGTGGTCGACCCCACGCTGCTGCTGATGGACGAGCCTTTCTCCGCGCTCGACGTGCTGACCGCCGAAACGCTGCGTACCGACCTGCTCGATCTGTGGACGCAAGGCCGCATGCCGATCAAGGCGGTGCTGATCGTCACGCACAACATCGAAGAAGCGGTGTTCATGTGCGATCGGATTCTGGTGCTGTCGTCGAATCCGGGCCGCGTGATCGCCGAGATCAAGGTGCCGTTCAAGCACCCGCGCAACCGCCTGGATCCGGCGTTCCGCCGCCTCGTCGACGAGATCTACGCGAAGATGACCGCGCGTCAGACCGACGAAAAGACCAAGAAGGGCCTCGAGTTGCATAGCTGGCTGCCGCACGTTTCGACCAACCTGATGGCCGGTTTGATCGAAACGCTGGCTGCCGCGCCGTACCACGGCCGCGCCGACATGCCGGAAATCGCCCGTTCACTGCATCTGGAGGTCGACGATCTGTTCCCGGTGGCCGAAGTGCTGCAACACCTCGGTTTCGCCGACGTGCGCGAAGGCGACATTTTCCTGACGCCGCCGGCACGGGTGTTCTCCGAGTTCGGTACACAGGAACGGAAGATGATGTTCGCCGAGCATCTGTTGCGGCACGTGCCGCTCGCCGCGCGGATCAAGAAGGTGTTGAACGAACGGCCGGGGCATCGCGCGCCGCGGGTGCGCTTCGAGCAGGAGCTGGAGGATTTTCTGTCGGACAGCGCGGCGGAAGAGACGCTCGACGCAGTCATCAACTGGGGCCGTTATGGCGAGATCTTCTCGTATAACGACCAGACCGAAATCTTCAGTCTGGAAGACGTGGAGTCTTAA
- a CDS encoding sensor domain-containing diguanylate cyclase, whose amino-acid sequence MNRTTLRQATGPISFALIVLVCWFVAGMVADRMVQQELDAALHAQRQMSTSIVDNMAEVIASDLAMSRAIPATMAEMDVVQHALVQSQNYAANGAAAEPALHAALLKDARMSAVSEFLHDAQGFSGLDQIWLVNANGICVASSNSISNPQAAQQSFVGIDMRERGYLANALLGAFAEAYGVGRASGEPGIFIAAPVYADGLLVGVVVAKVGIARLRHWVAHAGTFVADENGVIIMAHNSALEGHALPNSHVMQMSDADRRIVYRREAFTDISIQVDGQVRDQAPWVPASIAGQLFGMSERPVPSLYQARTGLNSGLSAHLVDPLAAWPELLRNHKRDHLLVFLTLAGTVALAWVITVSYVRERRHHRATRDLAEQLQSANTLLSAEARHDALTGALSRRYFLDLLRHEIERAHANNEPLCMAIADLDHFKQINDRFGHAAGDRALEHFVDTCRAELRGSDAIGRLGGEEFGLLLPATDLAGGREVVERLRLRLKAIPSPKLPASVGLSVSIGITELSPDDLPERIMSRADTALYAAKSGGRDRTEALPPDDTAPPTRTVANVW is encoded by the coding sequence ATGAACAGGACAACCTTGCGCCAGGCAACCGGACCGATCAGCTTCGCGCTGATCGTACTGGTTTGCTGGTTCGTGGCCGGCATGGTCGCGGACCGGATGGTACAGCAAGAGCTGGACGCGGCCCTGCACGCGCAGCGGCAGATGTCCACGTCGATCGTCGACAACATGGCGGAAGTGATTGCCAGCGACCTTGCGATGTCGCGGGCCATTCCCGCCACCATGGCCGAAATGGACGTCGTCCAGCACGCGCTGGTGCAATCCCAGAATTATGCCGCGAACGGCGCAGCGGCGGAACCCGCCCTGCACGCCGCACTGTTAAAAGACGCACGCATGAGCGCCGTGAGCGAGTTCCTGCACGACGCGCAAGGCTTCTCCGGGCTCGACCAGATCTGGCTCGTCAACGCCAACGGCATCTGCGTCGCCTCGAGCAACTCCATCAGCAATCCGCAGGCGGCGCAGCAGTCGTTCGTCGGGATCGACATGCGCGAGCGCGGCTATCTGGCCAACGCACTGCTTGGGGCTTTTGCCGAAGCCTATGGCGTCGGCCGGGCGAGCGGCGAGCCGGGCATCTTCATCGCCGCGCCGGTTTATGCCGATGGCCTGCTGGTCGGCGTGGTGGTCGCCAAGGTCGGGATCGCGCGGCTGCGCCACTGGGTCGCGCATGCCGGCACCTTCGTCGCCGATGAAAACGGCGTCATCATCATGGCGCACAACAGCGCGCTCGAAGGCCACGCGCTGCCGAATTCGCACGTCATGCAGATGAGCGACGCCGACCGCAGGATCGTCTACCGCCGCGAGGCATTCACCGATATCAGCATTCAGGTCGACGGCCAGGTGCGCGACCAGGCGCCGTGGGTGCCCGCGTCGATCGCCGGGCAGTTGTTCGGTATGAGCGAGCGGCCGGTGCCGTCCCTGTATCAGGCCCGCACCGGATTGAATTCGGGGCTCTCGGCGCATCTGGTCGATCCGCTGGCGGCCTGGCCCGAACTGTTGCGCAATCACAAGCGCGATCACTTACTGGTGTTCCTGACGCTGGCCGGCACAGTCGCGCTGGCTTGGGTGATCACCGTGTCGTATGTGCGCGAGCGGCGCCACCATCGCGCCACGCGCGACCTCGCCGAGCAGTTGCAGTCGGCCAATACGCTGCTGTCGGCCGAGGCGCGCCACGACGCGCTGACCGGGGCGCTGTCGCGGCGCTACTTCCTCGACCTGCTGCGCCACGAGATCGAGCGCGCGCATGCCAACAACGAGCCGCTGTGCATGGCGATCGCCGACCTCGATCACTTCAAGCAGATCAACGACCGCTTCGGCCACGCCGCCGGCGACCGCGCGCTCGAACATTTCGTCGACACCTGCCGCGCCGAACTACGCGGCTCCGATGCGATCGGCCGGCTGGGTGGCGAAGAGTTCGGCCTGCTGCTGCCGGCTACCGATCTGGCCGGCGGCCGTGAAGTGGTCGAGCGTTTGCGGTTGCGGCTAAAGGCCATACCTTCGCCGAAGTTGCCGGCTTCGGTGGGTTTGAGCGTGAGCATCGGCATTACCGAACTGTCGCCCGACGACCTGCCCGAGCGGATCATGAGCCGCGCGGACACCGCGCTCTACGCGGCCAAATCGGGCGGCCGCGATCGTACCGAAGCGTTGCCGCCCGACGACACCGCGCCGCCCACGCGTACCGTGGCCAACGTCTGGTGA